Proteins encoded in a region of the Ornithodoros turicata isolate Travis chromosome 3, ASM3712646v1, whole genome shotgun sequence genome:
- the LOC135389318 gene encoding uncharacterized protein LOC135389318, which produces MNTLGTRRIRTTAYHRSSNGVERLHRQTKVALRATPETPWPEAIPVILLGIRTAFKPDFGGTSADMVYGSALRLLGDLVAPAPNITLSRADFVSCLQGAMASLRPASTRQLARRPAYQHPELSRCTHVFVRCNSVRKSLQPPYTGPHPVLHRSSSFFTVLINGRQDNVNIERLKPAWLDSTPPASTIPAVSFIDGSLPSLPAPAVTCNPNLRVSWATHLVTNRRNPASP; this is translated from the coding sequence ATGAATACGCTCGGCACCCGCCGTATCCGTACCACAGCCTATCATCGCTCATCTAATGGAGTGGAGCGCTTACATCGTCAAACCAAGGTTGCGTTGCGGGCCACCCCAGAGACCCCTTGGCCTGAGGCAATACCTGTCATCCTCCTTGGCATCCGCACCGCCTTCAAGCCGGACTTCGGGGGAACCTCAGCCGACATGGTGTACGGTTCAGCCCTCCGCCTTCTCGGTGACCTTGTCGCGCCAGCCCCGAACATTACCCTTTCTCGGGCGGACTTTGTATCCTGCCTCCAGGGTGCCATGGCTTCTCTGCGTCCCGCGTCTACTCGCCAGCTTGCACGGAGACCCGCCTATCAACACCCCGAACTGTCCCGGTGCACGCATGTTTTCGTCCGCTGTAACAGCGTCCGGAAGTCTCTGCAGCCACCCTACACCGGCCCTCACCCCGTACTGCACCGGTCGTCCTCATTCTTCACTGTACTCATCAACGGACGGCAGGACAACGTCAACATCGAGCGTCTAAAACCAGCATGGCTCGACAGCACCCCACCTGCCAGTACCATCCCAGCTGTCTCATTCATCGACGGCTCCCTTCCTTCTCTCCCTGCCCCGGCCGTTACCTGTAATCCCAACCTTCGAGTCTCCTGGGCGACGCACCTCGTCACCAACCGACGCAATCCTGCATCGCcttag